The Shewanella pealeana ATCC 700345 genome contains the following window.
ACGTAATTACCACCCCAAGCTGTACCCAGTACGCTATTGACTGAGTCAATATCAACGCCTAATGCACGTAACTTACCGTGATCGATATGAACTTGATAAAGCGGTGCATCTTCCTGACCATTTGGACGAACGCCCACTAGGTTAGGGTTCTGTGCAGCCATACCCAGCAACATGTTACGTGCTTCAACAAGCTTGGCATGGCCTTGGCCATTCTTATCCTGCAAGTAGAAGTCGAAACCGTTAGCCGTACCCAGCTCGATAACTGCTGGCGGTACAAAGGCGAATACGAAGGCTTCTTTCATCCCCATAAACATACCCATGGCACGGTTAGCAACTGACTGTACGTCTTGACCCGGTTCGCTACGCTCAGCCCAGTCTTTAAGGCCGACGAACGCAATACCCATGTTTTGACCATTACCCGCAAAACTGAAACCCGATACGCTAAATACTGACTTAACGTTCTCGCCTTCTTCATTCAAGTAAAAATCAGTAACACGCTCAAGTACTGCCTTAGTTTCTTGCTGCGTCGAGTTCACAGGCAAAATAGCCTGAGTGAACAAGATACCTTGGTCTTCGTCTGGTAAGAATGCGGTAGGCATACGCATGAAGATCCAACCCACTGCAACCGTAATTGCTAGGTAAACCATCATAGTACGGCCAGTACGCTTAATCATTGCCGCAACACTTGACTCATAACGAGACGTTAATGCATCAAACTTACGGTTAAACCAACCAAAGAAACCCGTTTTTGCGTGGCTTTCACCTTTTGCAATCGGCTTCAACATGGTCGCACAAAGTGCTGGAGTTAGAATGATCGCCACCATTACAGACAGCGCCATTGCAGACACAATCGTAATCGAGAACTGACGATAAATAACACCCGTTGAACCAGACATAAATGCCATTGGAACAAATACCGCTGAAAGCGTTAAACCAATACCCACTAGCGCACCAGTGATTTGGTCCATCGATTTCTTAGTCGCTTCAACGGGACTCAGTCCCTCTTCTTGCATTACACGCTCAACGTTCTCCACTACAACAATCGCGTCATCCACCAGAAGACCAATTGCCAGCACCATAGCGAACATGGTTAGCGTGTTAATCGAGAAGCCTGCAGCGGCCAAAATAGCAAATGTACCCAGTAGTACTACTGGCACCGCAATCGTTGGGATTAGCGTTGCACGGAAGTTCTGCAGGAACAGATACATAATTAAAAATACTAAAACAACCGCTTCCAGCAGGGTATGTACAACGCCTTCAATTGATTTCTCAACGAATGGAGTTGTGTCGTAGGGATAAACCACTTCCATCCCATCAGGGAAGAATGGCTTCATCTCATTGATTTTTGCACGCACGCCTTCGGCTGTTGCCAATGCGTTAGCACCGGTTGCTAACTGAATACCAACACCCGCAGCAGCTTTACCGTTATAAAACGACTCAACCGCATAGCTTTCTGCACCCAGTTCAACACGAGCCACATCTTCAAGGAATACTTTGGCGCCTGAAGTGTCAGCTTTGATGATGATCTTTTTAAATTGATCCGCTGTCTGTAGACGACTCTGAGCCGATACCGTTGCGTTAAGCTCTTGGCCTGCAACTGATGGTGCACCACCTAACTGGCCTGCTGACACCTGAGCATTTTGCTCTCTAATTGAAGAGATAATGTCTTGGCTGGTCAGGTTATATTGAGTCAGTTTTAGTGGGTCTAGCCATATACGCATCGCATATTGTGCGCCAAATAGCTCGATAGTACCCACACCAGGAACACGACTTAGCGGATCCTGAATATTAGAACCTACGTAATCGGCGATATCGTTTTTATCAAGTGAACCGTCTTGTGATACGAAAGCCGCTACCATCAAGAAACCCGCACTCGACTTACTTACGTTAACACCTTGCGCCTGAACTTCTTGCGGTAACAGCGGCATTGCAAGCTGTAGCTTGTTCTGCACCTGTACCTGCGCGATATCAGGATCGGCTTCAGCATTAAACGTTAAGGTAATTTGCGCATTACCAAAGCTATCACTGGTCGATGTAATGTAGCGAAGGTGGTCAATACCTGTCATTCGCTGCTCAATAACCTGAGTTACCGAGTCTTCCATCGTCTTAGCCGAAGCACCAGGATAAACAGCACTGATCACCACCGACGGCGGTGCAATGCTCGGGTATTGCGATACCGGTAAGCCCACAATTGAGAGCACACCTGCCAGCATCACAATAATAGCGATCACCCATGCAAAAATAGGGCGATCGATAAAGAAACGTGCCATAACTCTGCCCTATTTCTGTTGTGTTTCTGGTTTCTTGTCAGAGACCAAAGGACCCGCCTTTACTGGGGCGCCTGGACGAATTTTTTGTAGACCTTCAACGATTAGTTGATCGCCCACTTTCAAACCATCAAGAATACGCCATTGGTTATCAATCACTTCAGCAGTTGTCACAATACGTGCAGCCACTTTGCCATCATCAATAACCATAGCTACCGCTTCACCTTTGGTGTTACGAGTAATGGCTTTTTGTGGTACTAGAATCGCAGCCGGATCGGTACCAGTATTAAGCACAGCACGCACATACATGCCCGGCATTAACACGCCTTCCGGATTAGGGAATTCGGCACGAATAATCACAGAACCCGTGTTTTCATTAACGGTAACTTCAGCAAACTGCAGCACGCCTGTATGACTATATGGAGTGCCATCTTCAAGGATTAGCTCTACATTCGCATTTGCAGCGGCTTCAATTTGACCACGCTTAAGTTGAGACTTAAGACGCAACATTTGCGCGCTCGACTGGGCGATATCGATATTGATTGGATCTAACTGCTGAATTGTCGCTAATGTTTGGCTTTGATTAGCTGTAACAAGTGCACCCGGTGTCACATCAGACTTACCGATACGGCCAGAAATTGGTGCTGTTACCTTAGTATATTCAAGGTTGATCGACGCTGTGTTAATCGCAGCTTTTGCTACGGTTACACGTGCCATAGCCTCTTTATAAGCCGCATCAGCTTCATCGAAGTCTTGTTGACTAATAGAGTTCAGCTTGATTAGTTTCGCAAAGCGTAACGCTTTAGCTTTAGCCGAAACCAATGCCGCTTCAGCGCTGGTAAGATCAGCTTTCGCACTAACTAGTGCAGCTTCGTAAGTAGAAGGTTCGATCTGGTATAAAGACTGACCTTGCTCAACATCTCTACCTTCAGTAAAGCCGCGGGTCATAATGATACCGCTCACCTGTGGACGTACTTCAGCTTCTAGATATGCCTTACTACGACCTGGTAGTTCAACCATAATCGATTGAGGTTGGGCTGTAACTGTTATAGCGCCAACTTCCATAGGTCCACGTTGTTGTGGCCCCTGCTCAGGTTTTGGCTCACAGCCAGTTATCCATAACGCCACACTTAAAACAGAGGCAATTTTCACTATTTGCCGCATGAGAACTCCTAATAAAAGCCATCTACTCG
Protein-coding sequences here:
- a CDS encoding efflux RND transporter permease subunit; translation: MARFFIDRPIFAWVIAIIVMLAGVLSIVGLPVSQYPSIAPPSVVISAVYPGASAKTMEDSVTQVIEQRMTGIDHLRYITSTSDSFGNAQITLTFNAEADPDIAQVQVQNKLQLAMPLLPQEVQAQGVNVSKSSAGFLMVAAFVSQDGSLDKNDIADYVGSNIQDPLSRVPGVGTIELFGAQYAMRIWLDPLKLTQYNLTSQDIISSIREQNAQVSAGQLGGAPSVAGQELNATVSAQSRLQTADQFKKIIIKADTSGAKVFLEDVARVELGAESYAVESFYNGKAAAGVGIQLATGANALATAEGVRAKINEMKPFFPDGMEVVYPYDTTPFVEKSIEGVVHTLLEAVVLVFLIMYLFLQNFRATLIPTIAVPVVLLGTFAILAAAGFSINTLTMFAMVLAIGLLVDDAIVVVENVERVMQEEGLSPVEATKKSMDQITGALVGIGLTLSAVFVPMAFMSGSTGVIYRQFSITIVSAMALSVMVAIILTPALCATMLKPIAKGESHAKTGFFGWFNRKFDALTSRYESSVAAMIKRTGRTMMVYLAITVAVGWIFMRMPTAFLPDEDQGILFTQAILPVNSTQQETKAVLERVTDFYLNEEGENVKSVFSVSGFSFAGNGQNMGIAFVGLKDWAERSEPGQDVQSVANRAMGMFMGMKEAFVFAFVPPAVIELGTANGFDFYLQDKNGQGHAKLVEARNMLLGMAAQNPNLVGVRPNGQEDAPLYQVHIDHGKLRALGVDIDSVNSVLGTAWGGNYVNDFIDRGRVKKVYVQGEAEYRMQPEDLDSWYVRNDKGEMVPFSAFASGSWQYGSPRLERFGGLPAMNIQGGTAPGYSTGAAMDDIEAMAKKLPPGFGIEWNGLSYEERLSGNQAPMLYALSIVVVFLVLAALYESWSVPFAVVLVVPLGIIGALIAMNGRGLPNDVFFQVGLLTTVGLATKNAILIVEFAKEFYEKGAGLVEATLHAVRVRLRPILMTSLAFGLGVVPLAISSGVGSGSQNAIGTAVLGGMMSSTFMGIFFIPIFFVIVERMFSKRERDAAKAIKAEAKAAKANK
- a CDS encoding efflux RND transporter periplasmic adaptor subunit, with the protein product MRQIVKIASVLSVALWITGCEPKPEQGPQQRGPMEVGAITVTAQPQSIMVELPGRSKAYLEAEVRPQVSGIIMTRGFTEGRDVEQGQSLYQIEPSTYEAALVSAKADLTSAEAALVSAKAKALRFAKLIKLNSISQQDFDEADAAYKEAMARVTVAKAAINTASINLEYTKVTAPISGRIGKSDVTPGALVTANQSQTLATIQQLDPINIDIAQSSAQMLRLKSQLKRGQIEAAANANVELILEDGTPYSHTGVLQFAEVTVNENTGSVIIRAEFPNPEGVLMPGMYVRAVLNTGTDPAAILVPQKAITRNTKGEAVAMVIDDGKVAARIVTTAEVIDNQWRILDGLKVGDQLIVEGLQKIRPGAPVKAGPLVSDKKPETQQK